The following coding sequences are from one Luteimonas sp. S4-F44 window:
- a CDS encoding autotransporter serine protease, with amino-acid sequence MFDSINPRRAPPSRSLLACALASVLAACGGGGGSGGGLLLPNPPPIISPNPPPTVVSPPEPAYSRHLADTGAWAAHDAGYTGRGVRIGLLDSGVNRTHPALRDHVVANLTYVGRDNNLTVDDVAGHGTAVAQAAAGRPFGAWPGGVAPNAEIVSARIINDKPPVDDGSGNGNPVTGRIGVEAIHADLIRRDVRVMNNSWGGLYMSGDNAAREIASEYRSFVIGHGGLVVFASGNSKRADPSDLAALPSQRGANGSTPGADLERGWLTVSALAENSTTQLADYSNACGIAMRYCLVAPGTVVVTGTDDAPNRPEYWKYSGTSLAAPLVSGAAALVWEAFPYFDNDLVRQTLLGTATDIGAPGVDPVFGYGALNVAKAVGGPAKFDWGDVTVNFTGTSTWRNAITGTGGLVKRGSGTLQLDGVADYRGATRAEGGTLSFAGWVPGAATVSPGATLRFGGAHVGGTLVNNGTVAVAGNAAGRMIVGDFQQGAGGRLAWQIGAPLQVTGRASLAGELQVTGIVGGYVHSARETVVQAIDGVTGTFGSLTRGPGVFLDATLGYDANQAWLDIARLDVGATAMSMAGITAQGQGAAVRVEGAFSRIDAQDATGAPVADGFVRAAGALQRLPDEASALAALDSLSGAQHVAALAATFDNVDMTRRLVAGRVGALAADAASIGVWKDTLGQGGRGGFARDGFTVDGWSLGRDHVIGDGLVAGFAFGELRGDGIARSRGDRSRDRQTQAQAYVARTLGAGYAMLQLGSGRFDRDLQRTLYTGAMPQGVSTRYAGQYTQAAIEAGRHWRIGAAEVGPYAGAEHVRLRSDGFDELGGDGFGLRSAGWSATRTQAIAGVRARWEGPGFSLHGYGEWQQTLSASGFDLQASFTGIEAWAPIAGLDPARSGGLFGIGIDSRPTRRSLLGLGLDQRFGPRGADRMLSLRYAYGF; translated from the coding sequence ATGTTCGATTCGATCAACCCGAGACGGGCGCCTCCGTCGCGCTCGCTGCTTGCCTGTGCATTGGCGAGCGTTCTGGCCGCGTGCGGCGGTGGCGGCGGCTCGGGCGGCGGGCTGCTGCTGCCCAATCCGCCCCCGATCATCTCGCCCAATCCGCCGCCGACGGTCGTCTCACCGCCCGAGCCGGCCTACAGCCGCCATCTTGCCGACACTGGTGCCTGGGCAGCGCACGATGCCGGCTATACCGGTCGAGGCGTGCGCATCGGCTTGCTCGACAGCGGCGTCAATCGCACGCATCCGGCGCTACGCGATCACGTGGTGGCGAACCTGACCTACGTCGGGCGGGACAACAATTTGACGGTCGACGATGTCGCCGGCCACGGCACCGCCGTCGCGCAGGCGGCGGCCGGGCGGCCCTTCGGTGCGTGGCCGGGCGGCGTGGCGCCCAATGCGGAGATCGTCTCGGCGCGCATCATCAACGACAAGCCGCCCGTCGACGACGGGTCGGGCAACGGCAACCCGGTGACCGGCAGGATCGGGGTCGAGGCGATCCATGCCGATCTGATCCGCCGCGATGTGCGGGTCATGAACAACTCCTGGGGCGGGCTGTACATGAGCGGCGACAACGCGGCGCGCGAGATCGCGAGCGAATACCGTTCGTTCGTGATCGGCCACGGCGGGCTGGTGGTCTTCGCCTCGGGCAACTCGAAGCGCGCCGATCCTTCGGATCTTGCCGCACTGCCGAGCCAGCGCGGCGCCAACGGCAGCACGCCCGGCGCCGATCTCGAGCGCGGCTGGCTGACGGTGTCGGCGCTCGCCGAGAACAGCACCACGCAGTTGGCCGATTACTCCAACGCCTGCGGCATCGCGATGCGCTACTGCCTGGTCGCGCCCGGTACCGTCGTGGTCACCGGCACCGACGATGCGCCCAACCGACCCGAGTACTGGAAGTACAGCGGCACCTCGCTGGCCGCGCCGCTGGTCTCGGGGGCCGCGGCGCTGGTCTGGGAGGCCTTCCCGTACTTCGACAACGACCTCGTTCGGCAGACGCTCCTCGGTACCGCCACCGACATCGGCGCACCCGGTGTCGATCCGGTGTTCGGCTACGGCGCATTGAATGTCGCCAAGGCCGTGGGCGGCCCCGCGAAGTTCGACTGGGGCGATGTGACCGTGAACTTCACCGGCACCTCGACCTGGCGCAACGCCATCACCGGTACCGGCGGCCTGGTCAAGCGCGGCAGCGGCACGCTGCAACTGGACGGGGTCGCCGATTACCGCGGTGCGACACGCGCCGAGGGCGGCACGCTGTCGTTCGCCGGCTGGGTGCCGGGGGCAGCAACCGTGTCCCCCGGCGCGACGCTGCGTTTTGGCGGCGCGCACGTGGGCGGCACGCTGGTCAACAACGGCACGGTCGCGGTCGCTGGCAATGCCGCCGGCCGCATGATCGTCGGCGACTTCCAGCAGGGCGCGGGTGGGCGGCTGGCGTGGCAGATCGGTGCGCCCCTGCAGGTGACCGGCCGCGCCTCGCTGGCCGGCGAATTGCAGGTGACCGGCATCGTCGGCGGTTACGTGCACTCGGCGCGCGAGACCGTGGTCCAGGCGATCGACGGCGTGACCGGCACCTTCGGCAGCCTGACCCGCGGCCCGGGTGTGTTCCTCGACGCCACGCTCGGCTACGACGCCAACCAGGCCTGGCTCGACATCGCGCGGCTCGATGTCGGCGCGACAGCGATGTCGATGGCCGGTATCACTGCACAGGGGCAGGGCGCGGCCGTCCGCGTCGAGGGCGCGTTCTCGCGCATCGATGCGCAGGACGCCACCGGCGCGCCGGTCGCCGACGGCTTTGTGCGCGCGGCCGGCGCGTTGCAACGTCTGCCCGACGAGGCGAGCGCGCTGGCCGCGCTCGACAGTCTGTCCGGCGCGCAGCATGTCGCGGCGCTAGCGGCGACGTTCGACAATGTCGACATGACGCGCCGTCTGGTCGCCGGGCGCGTCGGCGCGCTGGCGGCGGATGCGGCCAGCATCGGGGTGTGGAAGGACACCCTGGGGCAGGGCGGCCGCGGCGGATTCGCCCGGGACGGCTTCACCGTCGATGGCTGGAGTCTGGGGCGCGATCACGTGATCGGTGACGGTCTGGTGGCGGGGTTCGCATTCGGCGAACTGCGCGGCGACGGCATCGCGCGCAGCCGCGGCGATCGCAGTCGCGATCGCCAGACGCAGGCCCAGGCCTACGTCGCACGGACCCTCGGCGCCGGTTACGCGATGCTGCAACTGGGCAGCGGCCGCTTCGATCGCGATCTGCAGCGCACGCTGTACACCGGCGCGATGCCACAGGGCGTCTCGACCCGCTACGCGGGCCAGTACACCCAGGCGGCGATCGAGGCCGGACGGCACTGGCGGATCGGCGCCGCCGAGGTCGGGCCGTATGCCGGCGCCGAGCATGTGCGCCTGCGCAGCGACGGGTTCGACGAACTCGGCGGCGACGGCTTCGGCCTGCGCAGCGCCGGCTGGTCGGCCACGCGCACCCAGGCGATCGCCGGCGTGCGCGCACGCTGGGAGGGACCCGGATTCTCGCTGCACGGCTACGGCGAATGGCAGCAGACGCTGTCGGCCAGCGGTTTCGACCTGCAGGCGAGCTTCACCGGCATCGAGGCCTGGGCGCCGATCGCAGGGCTGGACCCGGCACGTTCGGGCGGCCTGTTCGGCATCGGAATCGACAGCCGGCCGACGCGCCGCTCGCTGCTGGGCCTGGGCCTGGACCAGCGCTTCGGCCCGCGCGGTGCCGACCGCATGCTGTCGCTGCGCTACGCCTACGGGTTCTGA
- a CDS encoding Glu/Leu/Phe/Val dehydrogenase dimerization domain-containing protein, whose amino-acid sequence MIFEHLDTTGHEQIVFCHNKDVGLKAIIAIHNTVLGPALGGTRMWPYESEQDALNDVLRLSRGMTYKNAVAGLNIGGGKAVIIGDPATDKSEGLFRAFGQFVESLGGRYITAEDVGIDVNDMEFVYRETQYVTGVHQVHGGSGDPSPFTAYGTLQGLLASLNRKFGNEEVGNYSYAVQGLGHVGLEFVKLLKERGAKIFVTDINKERVERAVTEYGAEAVGLDEIYDVDADVYSPCALGGTVNEKTLPRLKAKIICGAANNQLANNAIGDEVEQRGILYAPDYAVNAGGVMNVSLEIDGYNRERAMRMMRTIYHNLTRIFEISERDGIPTYRAADRLAEERIEIIGKLKLPLGRAAPRFQGRVRGA is encoded by the coding sequence ATGATTTTCGAGCACCTCGACACCACCGGTCACGAGCAGATCGTGTTCTGCCACAACAAGGACGTCGGTCTGAAGGCGATCATCGCGATCCACAATACGGTGCTGGGCCCGGCGCTGGGCGGCACGCGTATGTGGCCGTACGAATCCGAGCAGGATGCGCTCAACGACGTGCTGCGCCTGTCGCGCGGCATGACCTACAAGAACGCGGTCGCCGGCCTGAACATCGGCGGCGGCAAGGCGGTGATCATCGGCGACCCGGCGACCGACAAGTCCGAGGGGCTGTTCCGCGCGTTCGGCCAGTTCGTCGAGTCGCTGGGCGGCCGCTACATCACCGCCGAGGACGTCGGCATCGATGTCAACGACATGGAGTTCGTCTACCGCGAGACCCAGTACGTCACCGGCGTGCACCAGGTCCATGGCGGTTCCGGCGACCCGTCGCCGTTCACCGCCTACGGCACGCTGCAGGGCCTGCTGGCGTCGTTGAACCGCAAGTTCGGCAACGAGGAAGTCGGCAACTACAGCTACGCGGTCCAGGGCCTGGGCCATGTCGGGCTGGAGTTCGTGAAGCTGCTCAAGGAGCGCGGTGCGAAGATTTTCGTCACCGACATCAACAAGGAGCGGGTCGAGCGCGCGGTCACTGAGTACGGCGCCGAGGCCGTGGGCCTGGACGAGATCTACGATGTCGATGCCGATGTCTATTCGCCGTGCGCGCTCGGCGGCACGGTCAACGAGAAGACCCTGCCCCGTCTGAAGGCGAAGATCATCTGCGGCGCGGCCAACAACCAGTTGGCCAACAATGCGATCGGTGACGAGGTCGAGCAGCGCGGCATCCTCTACGCGCCTGACTACGCGGTCAACGCGGGCGGTGTGATGAATGTGTCACTGGAGATCGATGGCTACAACCGCGAGCGTGCGATGCGCATGATGCGCACGATCTACCACAACCTCACGCGCATCTTCGAGATCTCCGAGCGCGACGGCATTCCGACCTATCGGGCCGCCGACCGCCTGGCCGAGGAGCGCATCGAGATCATCGGCAAGCTCAAGCTGCCGCTCGGACGCGCCGCGCCGCGTTTCCAGGGGCGCGTCCGCGGCGCCTGA
- a CDS encoding phospholipase D family protein has product MKKRVKRILAWGLFTLLVMAISSVFVADRLMPPATGVPSTTLPLSEDATALDRELAPLLARHPGQTGAIMLPDGIDAYAARAISARQAGRSLDLQYYIWHDDLTGRMLANAAWEAAERGVRVRILLDDVGVGDMDATLLAMDAHPRIELRVYNPFRNRSGPLRVLEMIQRAWGVNHRMHNKAWIADGRFAVVGGRNIGVEYFSAAEAFNFHDLDIAVFGPAVAEASAIFDDFWNSEAAVPIAALNRKPPRTLRTVLERIRDEAGSPEARRFLDAMDISPSVRRYFSQELTPIWSEHIRILSDPPIKWRGDSRENWLIEHLVGEIGAAERSALLISPYFVPGGDGTEGLIALAGRGVHVSVVTNSLAANDVIAVHGGYARYRKPLLEGGVHLFETRSQAEAKAASSLFGSSGASLHTKAVLIDGHRGFVGSFNLDPRSANLNTEMGVLFDDPDLGAALRDEYLHLADPGMSYWVYLDSKGRLRWLDRTRDPPAALTSEPDATRRQRAIAAVVRWLPIESQL; this is encoded by the coding sequence ATGAAGAAGCGCGTCAAGAGAATCCTCGCCTGGGGTCTGTTCACGCTGCTGGTGATGGCGATCAGCAGCGTGTTCGTCGCCGACCGGCTGATGCCGCCGGCGACCGGGGTGCCGAGCACGACCCTGCCGCTGTCCGAGGATGCAACCGCGCTGGATCGCGAACTTGCGCCGCTGCTCGCCCGACATCCAGGTCAGACCGGCGCGATCATGCTGCCCGACGGCATCGACGCCTACGCCGCGCGTGCGATCTCCGCGCGCCAGGCCGGACGCAGCCTCGATCTGCAGTACTACATCTGGCACGACGATCTAACCGGCCGCATGCTCGCCAACGCGGCCTGGGAGGCGGCCGAGCGCGGCGTCCGGGTGCGGATCCTGCTCGACGACGTGGGCGTGGGCGACATGGACGCCACGCTGCTGGCGATGGACGCCCACCCGCGCATCGAACTGCGCGTGTACAACCCGTTCCGCAACCGCAGCGGCCCGCTGCGGGTGCTGGAAATGATCCAGCGTGCCTGGGGTGTGAACCACCGCATGCACAACAAGGCGTGGATCGCCGACGGGCGGTTTGCGGTGGTCGGCGGGCGCAACATCGGCGTGGAGTATTTCAGCGCCGCCGAGGCGTTCAACTTCCACGACCTCGACATCGCCGTGTTCGGCCCTGCGGTCGCCGAGGCCAGTGCGATCTTCGACGACTTCTGGAACAGCGAGGCCGCGGTGCCGATCGCCGCGCTCAATCGCAAACCGCCGCGCACGCTGCGCACGGTGCTCGAGCGGATCCGCGACGAGGCCGGCAGCCCCGAGGCGCGCCGCTTCCTCGACGCGATGGACATCTCGCCCAGCGTGCGCCGCTACTTTTCCCAGGAACTGACGCCGATCTGGAGCGAGCACATCCGCATCCTGTCCGATCCGCCGATCAAGTGGCGTGGCGACAGCCGCGAGAACTGGCTGATCGAGCACCTGGTCGGCGAGATCGGCGCGGCCGAGCGCAGTGCCTTGTTGATCTCGCCGTACTTCGTTCCCGGCGGCGACGGCACCGAGGGCCTGATCGCGCTGGCCGGCCGCGGTGTGCACGTGTCGGTGGTCACCAACTCGCTGGCCGCCAATGACGTCATCGCCGTGCACGGCGGCTATGCGCGCTATCGCAAGCCGTTGCTCGAAGGTGGCGTCCATCTGTTCGAGACTCGCAGCCAGGCCGAGGCCAAGGCCGCCAGCAGCCTGTTCGGCAGCAGCGGCGCGAGCCTGCACACCAAGGCGGTGCTGATCGATGGCCACCGTGGCTTCGTGGGCTCGTTCAACCTCGATCCGCGCTCGGCCAATCTCAACACCGAGATGGGCGTGCTGTTCGACGACCCGGACCTGGGCGCGGCGCTGCGCGACGAATACCTGCACCTGGCCGACCCGGGCATGAGCTACTGGGTCTATCTCGACAGCAAGGGCCGGCTGCGCTGGCTCGACCGCACGCGCGATCCGCCGGCCGCGCTGACCAGCGAACCCGATGCCACTCGGCGACAGCGTGCGATCGCGGCGGTGGTGCGCTGGCTGCCGATCGAATCGCAGCTGTGA
- the mltG gene encoding endolytic transglycosylase MltG produces MTPPVKRRWRGLGLLFVLSALLTGAGAYLLYDRYIRFADTPLSGIEDGRTFTVERGDSFQRVLARLREAGVVEGHALEWRLLARQLGADAKIQVGEYPLDATTTPRALLLRMRDGKVILHRFTIVEGWTMRELRAALARNALLEQRVPELDDARLMAEIGLEGVHPEGRFLPETYLYSRGDSDLDVLVRANAALEAALDRAWETRDPGLALENREQALVLASIIEKETGVPEERPQISGVFNRRLQQGMRLQTDPTVIYGMGTAYDGNIRRRDLQTDTPYNTYTRDGLPPTPIAMPGQAAIEAATHPAPGDTLYFVAVGDGSGRHVFSRSYAEHNAAVREYVRRYRARFGGGDASAGSAAQAAAGDETLPPNEAEVEAATGEEVQP; encoded by the coding sequence ATGACCCCACCCGTGAAACGCCGCTGGCGCGGCCTCGGCCTGCTGTTCGTGCTCTCGGCGCTGCTGACCGGTGCCGGCGCCTACCTGCTCTACGACCGCTACATCCGCTTTGCCGATACCCCGCTGTCGGGCATCGAGGACGGCCGTACCTTCACCGTCGAGCGCGGTGATTCGTTCCAGCGGGTGCTGGCGCGGCTGCGCGAGGCCGGCGTGGTCGAGGGGCATGCGCTCGAATGGCGCCTGCTCGCGCGCCAGCTCGGCGCCGACGCCAAGATCCAGGTCGGCGAGTATCCGCTCGACGCCACGACGACGCCGCGCGCGCTGTTGCTGCGGATGCGCGACGGCAAGGTCATCCTCCACCGCTTCACGATCGTCGAAGGCTGGACCATGCGTGAACTGCGCGCTGCACTCGCGCGCAACGCGTTGCTGGAACAGCGCGTGCCCGAGCTCGACGACGCGCGCCTGATGGCCGAGATTGGCCTGGAGGGCGTGCACCCCGAAGGCCGCTTCCTGCCCGAAACCTACCTCTACAGCCGCGGCGACAGCGACCTGGACGTGCTGGTGCGAGCCAACGCCGCGCTCGAGGCCGCGCTGGACCGTGCCTGGGAGACGCGCGATCCCGGCCTGGCGCTCGAGAACCGCGAGCAGGCGCTGGTACTGGCGTCGATCATCGAAAAAGAGACCGGCGTGCCCGAAGAGCGCCCGCAGATCTCCGGCGTCTTCAACCGCCGGCTGCAACAGGGCATGCGCCTGCAGACCGATCCCACGGTGATCTACGGCATGGGCACCGCGTACGACGGCAATATCCGGCGTCGCGACCTGCAGACCGATACGCCCTATAACACCTATACCCGCGATGGCCTGCCGCCCACGCCGATCGCGATGCCCGGCCAGGCCGCGATCGAGGCGGCCACCCACCCGGCGCCCGGCGACACCCTGTACTTCGTCGCGGTCGGCGATGGCAGTGGGCGCCATGTATTCTCACGCAGCTACGCCGAGCACAACGCCGCGGTCCGCGAGTACGTGCGGCGCTACCGGGCGCGCTTCGGCGGCGGCGATGCCAGCGCCGGCAGCGCCGCCCAGGCCGCCGCCGGCGACGAGACCTTGCCGCCGAACGAGGCGGAGGTCGAGGCCGCGACCGGCGAGGAGGTGCAGCCGTGA
- the tmk gene encoding dTMP kinase — protein MSGLRSYPRFVTIEGGEGAGKTTVLRALCAALQADGSEVVCTREPGGTPLAEMIRGLLLDPGHEPARAHTELLLVFAARAQHVAETLVPALERGAWVISDRFTDSSYAYQGGGRGLDVARIAALEREYVGIEPALTLLLDLGVAQGRARARGRDPSPDRIESEQDDFFERVRATFLQRAQAHPARFRVIDAARPADAVAADAVRALQALQVSA, from the coding sequence GTGAGCGGGCTGCGGTCGTATCCGCGCTTCGTCACCATCGAAGGCGGCGAAGGCGCCGGCAAGACCACCGTGCTGCGCGCGCTGTGTGCAGCGTTGCAGGCCGACGGCAGCGAGGTCGTCTGCACACGCGAGCCGGGCGGGACACCGCTGGCCGAAATGATCCGCGGTCTGCTGCTCGATCCCGGGCACGAGCCCGCACGGGCGCACACCGAACTGCTGCTGGTGTTCGCCGCGCGCGCCCAGCATGTGGCCGAGACCCTCGTGCCGGCGCTCGAGCGCGGCGCCTGGGTGATCAGCGACCGGTTCACCGATTCAAGCTACGCCTACCAGGGCGGTGGGCGCGGGTTGGATGTCGCGCGGATCGCCGCGCTCGAGCGCGAATATGTCGGCATCGAGCCGGCCCTGACCCTGCTGCTCGACCTGGGCGTGGCGCAGGGCCGGGCGCGCGCGCGCGGCCGCGATCCGAGCCCGGATCGCATCGAGTCCGAGCAGGACGATTTCTTCGAGCGCGTGCGTGCGACGTTCCTGCAACGCGCGCAGGCGCATCCGGCGCGCTTCCGGGTGATCGACGCGGCCCGGCCGGCCGATGCAGTCGCCGCCGACGCCGTGCGCGCGCTCCAGGCACTGCAGGTGTCGGCATGA
- a CDS encoding DNA polymerase III subunit delta' yields the protein MSADVTGFAPWQQRIYAHTRATLDAQRLGHALLFCGPALLGKRAVAEALAAHVLGADREPRVAQLLAAGSHPDFHPVSFVPTKDGTKLRTEIVIEQIRGLSDKLSLTPQYGQAQVAIVDPADAINHAACNALLKTLEEPQPGRHLWLVAANPARLPATIRSRCQRIEFRLPPREEALAWLAGKGYAQDEAIEALDAAKGHPGLAADWLAAGGMQLRREVHRDLAGLAKGELPAVATAQRWAGDEQAVDRLRHAADLALARAATLTDPAGIAKLAAWFDAANRTRDLLRTTVRADLAIAELLQGWRGAAARP from the coding sequence ATGAGCGCCGACGTGACCGGCTTCGCGCCCTGGCAGCAGCGCATCTATGCGCACACGCGCGCCACGCTCGATGCGCAGCGGCTGGGCCATGCGCTGCTGTTCTGCGGGCCTGCGTTGCTGGGCAAGCGCGCGGTCGCCGAGGCGCTGGCCGCGCATGTACTCGGGGCCGACCGCGAGCCGCGGGTCGCGCAGTTGCTGGCCGCGGGCAGCCATCCCGATTTCCACCCGGTGTCGTTCGTGCCGACCAAGGACGGCACCAAGCTGCGCACCGAGATTGTCATCGAGCAGATCCGGGGCCTGTCGGACAAGCTGTCGCTGACGCCGCAGTACGGGCAGGCGCAGGTCGCGATCGTCGATCCGGCCGACGCGATCAATCACGCGGCCTGCAACGCCTTGCTCAAGACCCTCGAAGAACCGCAGCCCGGACGTCATCTGTGGCTGGTGGCGGCCAATCCGGCGCGGCTGCCGGCGACGATCCGTAGCCGCTGTCAACGCATCGAGTTCCGTCTGCCGCCACGCGAGGAGGCGCTGGCGTGGTTGGCTGGTAAGGGCTACGCCCAGGACGAGGCGATCGAGGCGCTCGACGCGGCGAAGGGGCATCCGGGACTCGCGGCCGACTGGCTCGCGGCCGGCGGTATGCAGCTGCGTCGCGAGGTCCATCGCGATCTGGCCGGGTTGGCCAAGGGCGAACTGCCGGCGGTCGCGACTGCGCAGCGCTGGGCCGGCGACGAGCAGGCGGTCGACCGGCTGCGCCATGCCGCCGATCTTGCGCTCGCGCGCGCGGCCACCTTGACCGACCCGGCGGGAATCGCGAAGCTCGCGGCGTGGTTCGACGCGGCCAACCGCACGCGCGATCTGCTCAGGACTACCGTCCGCGCGGATCTGGCGATCGCCGAACTGCTCCAGGGTTGGCGCGGCGCCGCCGCCCGCCCATGA
- a CDS encoding PilZ domain-containing protein yields MSATGAAARQGILSLTIKDKAALYNAYMSYLKQGGVFVPTTKRYFIGDEVFLLLTLPESSERLPTAGKVVWVTPAGAQGNRAAGVGVQFADTPEGEALKGRIETLLAGVLTSEKPTHTM; encoded by the coding sequence ATGAGCGCCACCGGAGCCGCCGCGCGCCAGGGCATCCTATCGCTGACCATCAAGGACAAGGCGGCGCTGTACAACGCCTACATGTCCTATCTCAAGCAGGGCGGGGTGTTCGTGCCCACGACCAAGCGCTACTTCATCGGCGATGAGGTGTTCCTGCTGCTGACGCTGCCCGAATCGAGCGAACGCCTGCCCACCGCAGGCAAGGTGGTGTGGGTCACGCCGGCCGGCGCCCAGGGCAACCGTGCGGCCGGGGTCGGGGTGCAGTTCGCGGACACGCCCGAGGGCGAAGCGCTCAAGGGGCGGATCGAGACCCTGCTGGCCGGCGTGCTGACCTCCGAGAAGCCGACCCACACGATGTAG
- a CDS encoding TetR/AcrR family transcriptional regulator: MTRKPRSDARERILDAALVVSQQVGAAHLTLDAVAAEAGVSKGGLLYHFASKDALLRAMVEHHLDAHRETLRTAMAEFPASPGGYLQALVQAHRAERKDGFHEPHAMRSFIAAAVNTPELMEGPRRFASEQVAQLRRLGPHFSEAMLLTLAFDGLFFGETFEMLDLTSAERETIVQTIAERAAAIAKAADGQ, from the coding sequence ATGACCCGTAAACCCCGCAGCGATGCCCGCGAACGCATCCTCGATGCAGCCTTGGTCGTGTCCCAGCAGGTGGGGGCCGCCCACCTCACGCTCGATGCGGTCGCGGCCGAAGCCGGGGTCAGCAAGGGCGGGCTGCTGTATCACTTCGCCAGCAAGGACGCGTTGCTGCGCGCGATGGTCGAGCATCATCTCGACGCGCACCGGGAGACCTTGCGGACCGCGATGGCCGAGTTCCCGGCCTCACCCGGCGGTTATCTGCAGGCGTTGGTGCAGGCGCATCGCGCCGAGCGCAAGGACGGCTTCCACGAGCCCCATGCCATGCGCTCGTTCATCGCGGCGGCGGTTAATACGCCCGAGCTGATGGAAGGTCCGCGGCGGTTCGCGAGCGAACAGGTCGCCCAGCTGCGGCGGCTGGGGCCGCATTTCTCCGAGGCCATGCTGCTGACGCTGGCCTTCGACGGGCTGTTCTTCGGCGAGACCTTCGAGATGCTCGATCTCACGTCGGCCGAGCGCGAGACGATCGTGCAGACGATCGCCGAGCGTGCCGCGGCCATCGCGAAGGCCGCCGACGGGCAATAG